A stretch of the Sphingobacterium thalpophilum genome encodes the following:
- a CDS encoding AAA family ATPase codes for MGNELLKIAVVGPESTGKSTMAQYLAEKLQTVCVPEYSRYYCHGLNNQYTLQDEVNMFYGQVALEEALLPLAKNNILVCDTTFMTVKIWCDHLFQYTPKEVVDKIEQHPYDLYLLMDIDLPWQDDPLRDFPGQRDYFMEIWKKELQAIGGQYCIVSGQGNQRLENGFSAVSDFLTLI; via the coding sequence GTGGGAAATGAGTTACTTAAGATTGCTGTTGTAGGACCTGAATCCACCGGGAAGTCCACAATGGCGCAGTATCTTGCCGAGAAATTACAAACCGTTTGTGTACCCGAATATTCGCGGTATTATTGCCATGGCCTCAATAATCAGTATACATTGCAGGATGAAGTCAATATGTTTTATGGACAGGTGGCCCTGGAGGAAGCGCTGCTCCCTTTGGCCAAAAACAATATCCTGGTCTGCGACACCACTTTCATGACCGTTAAAATCTGGTGCGATCACTTATTTCAATATACCCCTAAAGAAGTCGTCGACAAAATCGAACAGCATCCCTATGATCTTTATCTTCTGATGGACATCGATCTTCCTTGGCAGGACGACCCTTTACGGGACTTCCCCGGACAACGGGATTACTTTATGGAGATTTGGAAAAAAGAACTGCAGGCAATAGGCGGCCAGTATTGTATTGTTTCAGGGCAAGGCAACCAACGACTGGAAAACGGATTCTCGGCTGTCAGCGATTTTCTGACATTGATTTGA
- a CDS encoding BrxA/BrxB family bacilliredoxin produces MYPEYLVAPMRQELVDAGFEELKTPEAVDQAIATEGTVFVVVNSVCGCAAANARPAAKAAVKNAKRPGKLVTVFAGMETDAVNTARNYMLPYPPSSPAMALFKDGKLVHMIERHMIEGRPAQMIADNLVAAFDEYC; encoded by the coding sequence ATGTATCCAGAATATTTAGTAGCCCCAATGCGTCAAGAGCTCGTTGACGCAGGATTCGAAGAGTTAAAAACACCAGAAGCGGTGGATCAGGCCATCGCGACAGAAGGAACTGTGTTTGTGGTTGTAAACTCAGTTTGTGGTTGTGCGGCGGCCAATGCCCGCCCTGCAGCAAAAGCAGCAGTTAAGAACGCAAAACGTCCAGGAAAATTAGTAACAGTTTTTGCAGGTATGGAAACGGACGCCGTAAATACTGCCCGCAACTACATGTTGCCGTATCCCCCATCTTCTCCGGCAATGGCTTTATTTAAAGATGGTAAATTGGTACATATGATTGAAAGACATATGATTGAGGGTCGCCCGGCACAAATGATTGCGGACAATTTGGTTGCAGCATTTGACGAGTACTGTTAG
- a CDS encoding amidohydrolase: protein MRNYPILFVLCCVLFAACSSKENVDLIVHHANVYTVDSMFSQAQAFAVKDGKFIAIGSNEHIEQQYTAKAYIDAEGQAIYPGFYDAHAHLFDEAELMDQADLNGAESFEEVIRRVKEYRKRNPDKTWLIGSGWDQNRWKDKAFPTKELLDKAFPDIPVYLIRVDYHAAVANSKALEWAKLNSIPIIHGGVVGGINNVPNGLLIDNAMELVNKTIPVPDEKEYLRMLKRTQDSLLSVGLTSIVDAGLTKEKLDLLKKYYRAGELKIRDYAMILGTPKNIKSFISQGFYETGRFEIKSFKLLADGALGSRGACLLAHYHDAPTHGFLLHSPAEYEEMIKQIAASKFQANTHAIGDSANRIILDIYGKYLQPQADRRWRIEHAQIISPVDFNKFRQFQIIPSVQPTHATSDMYWAKDRLGEERMKGAYAYKHLLEEYGKLALGSDFPVEHFNPLYGFHAAVARVDKNGFPDKGFQIQDAISREDALRGMTIWAAYSCFQENKRGSIEVGKDADFVILEQDILKAPFDQLRDVKTLRTVIAGETVFKRQSLSN from the coding sequence ATGAGAAACTATCCAATTCTATTTGTATTATGCTGTGTGCTATTTGCCGCCTGTTCTTCCAAAGAAAATGTTGACCTGATTGTTCACCATGCCAATGTGTACACCGTTGATTCGATGTTTAGTCAGGCGCAGGCTTTTGCAGTTAAAGACGGAAAGTTTATCGCAATAGGCTCCAACGAACACATCGAACAGCAGTATACGGCCAAGGCGTATATCGATGCGGAAGGGCAAGCTATCTATCCGGGATTTTACGATGCTCATGCCCACTTATTTGACGAAGCCGAGTTAATGGACCAGGCGGATCTCAATGGAGCGGAATCCTTTGAAGAGGTAATTCGGCGCGTTAAAGAATACCGAAAGAGAAATCCGGACAAAACCTGGCTCATCGGGAGTGGATGGGATCAAAACCGCTGGAAAGACAAAGCTTTCCCCACAAAAGAACTGCTCGACAAAGCCTTCCCGGATATTCCGGTATACCTGATACGGGTCGATTATCATGCAGCAGTGGCCAACTCAAAAGCTTTGGAATGGGCCAAGCTAAACAGTATCCCGATTATTCATGGCGGTGTAGTCGGCGGTATAAATAACGTCCCAAATGGTCTCTTAATTGACAATGCCATGGAACTTGTGAACAAGACGATTCCTGTTCCGGATGAAAAAGAATATTTAAGAATGTTGAAGCGAACGCAGGATTCACTATTGTCCGTAGGTCTCACCTCTATTGTCGATGCTGGCCTGACAAAAGAAAAGCTTGACCTGCTGAAAAAATACTACAGGGCCGGCGAGTTAAAAATTAGGGACTACGCCATGATATTAGGCACACCTAAAAATATTAAATCATTTATAAGCCAAGGCTTTTACGAAACCGGGCGTTTTGAGATCAAGAGTTTCAAGCTATTGGCAGACGGGGCTTTGGGATCCAGGGGGGCCTGCCTTCTCGCACATTACCACGATGCTCCTACACATGGCTTTCTGCTGCATAGTCCCGCGGAATATGAGGAGATGATAAAACAGATTGCTGCAAGTAAATTCCAGGCCAATACGCATGCAATTGGTGACTCGGCCAACCGCATTATACTGGATATCTATGGTAAGTACCTCCAACCTCAGGCGGATCGCAGGTGGCGCATCGAACACGCACAAATTATCTCACCAGTCGATTTCAATAAATTTCGCCAATTTCAGATCATCCCTTCGGTACAGCCAACTCACGCTACGTCTGATATGTACTGGGCCAAAGATCGTCTTGGAGAAGAACGGATGAAAGGAGCTTATGCCTATAAACATTTACTGGAAGAATATGGCAAGCTCGCTTTGGGCAGTGATTTTCCTGTAGAACATTTCAATCCTCTGTATGGATTCCACGCCGCTGTAGCCCGTGTGGATAAAAACGGTTTCCCCGATAAAGGATTTCAGATACAGGATGCCATAAGCCGCGAAGATGCTTTGCGGGGCATGACAATCTGGGCTGCATACTCCTGCTTTCAGGAAAATAAACGGGGTAGCATAGAAGTTGGAAAAGACGCTGATTTCGTTATTCTTGAGCAGGATATTTTAAAAGCGCCCTTCGATCAGCTACGTGATGTGAAAACATTACGCACAGTGATTGCTGGAGAAACTGTTTTCAAAAGACAATCCTTATCAAACTGA
- the lipA gene encoding lipoyl synthase produces MIELPVIPATPTQRKPDWLRVKLPVGKEYRHVRSLVDEHKLHTICESGNCPNMGECWGAGTATFMILGNICTRSCSFCAVATGRPLPVDMDEPNRVANSVKLMQVKHCVITSVDRDDLKDGGSTIWAETIHAIRRESPGTTLETLLPDFKGQWENLERVIAVRPEVVSHNLETVRRLTREVRIQAKYDRSLECLRRISAAGLRTKSGIMLGLGETEEDVIEAMQDLYNVGVHILTLGQYLQPTKAHHPVIEWITPAQFEKYQKIGLEMGFKYVESGPLVRSSYHAEKHLFDMQ; encoded by the coding sequence ATGATTGAACTTCCAGTTATTCCGGCAACTCCTACACAGCGCAAGCCTGATTGGTTGCGCGTCAAATTGCCTGTTGGTAAAGAATACAGACATGTGAGAAGTCTTGTAGATGAACACAAATTGCATACTATTTGTGAAAGTGGCAATTGTCCGAATATGGGTGAGTGTTGGGGAGCCGGAACGGCAACCTTTATGATCCTCGGCAATATCTGTACGCGCTCCTGTTCTTTCTGTGCAGTAGCCACGGGGCGCCCCTTGCCCGTGGACATGGATGAACCCAATAGGGTGGCCAATTCTGTGAAGCTTATGCAGGTAAAACACTGTGTAATCACCTCAGTGGACCGTGACGACTTAAAAGATGGCGGTTCTACGATCTGGGCAGAGACTATCCATGCTATTCGTAGAGAAAGCCCCGGAACCACGTTGGAAACACTGTTGCCGGATTTCAAGGGACAATGGGAGAACCTGGAACGGGTCATTGCAGTGCGCCCAGAAGTTGTCTCACACAACCTGGAAACTGTTCGCCGTTTGACCAGAGAGGTTCGTATTCAGGCAAAATATGACCGCTCGTTGGAATGTTTAAGAAGGATTTCGGCTGCAGGTCTGCGTACCAAATCCGGCATTATGCTCGGTTTGGGCGAAACGGAAGAAGACGTTATTGAAGCGATGCAGGATTTATATAATGTCGGGGTGCACATATTGACTTTAGGTCAATATCTACAGCCCACGAAAGCGCATCATCCCGTAATTGAGTGGATCACGCCGGCGCAATTTGAAAAATATCAGAAGATTGGCCTGGAAATGGGCTTCAAATACGTCGAATCAGGACCGCTGGTTCGCTCTTCCTATCATGCGGAGAAACATTTATTTGATATGCAATAA